In Janthinobacterium sp. J1-1, a single genomic region encodes these proteins:
- the dctA gene encoding C4-dicarboxylate transporter DctA → MNAQRFKQLASTLYIQVIIGLTAGILLGHFYPDIGVELKPLGDLFIKLIKMLLAPIIFASVVVGIARMGSVKETGRVGAKAMIYFEVCSTVALVFGLLVVNLVKPGVGMNIDASQIDTASIKSYTAAAEHHTTTEFLMNIVPNSVVGAFAQGNMLQIILFSLLFSFALNRLGKKVMPLVDGLDMFLHGMFGVVRIVMFLAPIGAFGGIAFTIAKYGIGTLSSFAELMIAVYVTCILFVIIVLGAVMRYCGVPLWGFLKYIKDELLIVLGTASTEAVLPQMLVKMEAMGCQKKIVGLVLPTGYTFNADGTAIYLTMAAIFIAQATNVDMTLWDQLVILGVMLLTSKGSAGVAGAGFVALAATLASMHKIPISGLVLLVGIDRFLNEARAVTNLIGNGVATIAVAKWEGALDLEQMRRAFAAASAGLELPGTPAPDLPTGEIVPPVNTIKAST, encoded by the coding sequence ATGAATGCGCAACGTTTCAAGCAACTCGCTTCCACCCTGTATATCCAAGTCATCATCGGCTTGACGGCTGGCATACTGCTCGGCCATTTTTATCCCGATATCGGCGTCGAACTCAAGCCGCTGGGCGACCTCTTCATCAAACTGATCAAGATGCTGCTGGCGCCCATCATCTTTGCCTCGGTGGTGGTCGGCATCGCCCGCATGGGCAGCGTCAAGGAAACCGGGCGGGTCGGCGCGAAGGCGATGATCTATTTTGAAGTCTGCTCGACCGTGGCGCTGGTGTTCGGCCTGCTGGTGGTAAACCTGGTCAAGCCGGGCGTGGGCATGAATATCGACGCCAGCCAGATCGATACGGCCTCGATCAAGAGCTACACGGCGGCGGCCGAACATCACACCACCACCGAATTCCTGATGAACATCGTACCCAATAGCGTGGTCGGTGCTTTTGCTCAGGGCAACATGTTGCAGATTATTTTGTTCTCGCTGCTGTTTTCGTTTGCCCTGAACCGGCTGGGCAAGAAGGTCATGCCGCTGGTCGACGGCCTCGACATGTTCCTGCACGGCATGTTCGGCGTGGTGCGCATCGTGATGTTCCTGGCGCCCATCGGCGCGTTCGGCGGCATCGCGTTTACCATCGCCAAATACGGTATCGGCACCCTCAGTTCGTTTGCCGAACTGATGATTGCCGTGTACGTCACCTGCATCCTGTTCGTCATCATCGTGCTGGGTGCCGTGATGCGCTATTGCGGCGTGCCGCTGTGGGGTTTTTTGAAATATATCAAGGACGAACTGCTGATCGTGTTGGGCACCGCGTCCACCGAAGCGGTGCTGCCGCAGATGCTGGTCAAGATGGAAGCGATGGGCTGCCAGAAAAAGATCGTCGGTCTGGTGTTGCCCACCGGCTATACCTTCAATGCCGACGGCACGGCGATCTACCTGACCATGGCGGCCATCTTTATCGCGCAAGCCACCAATGTCGACATGACCTTGTGGGACCAGCTGGTGATCCTGGGCGTGATGCTGCTGACCTCGAAAGGTTCGGCCGGCGTGGCCGGCGCCGGTTTCGTCGCGCTGGCGGCCACGCTGGCGTCGATGCACAAGATTCCGATTTCCGGGCTGGTGCTGCTGGTGGGCATAGACCGTTTCCTCAACGAGGCGCGCGCCGTCACCAACCTGATTGGCAACGGCGTGGCAACCATCGCCGTGGCGAAGTGGGAGGGTGCGCTGGACCTGGAGCAGATGCGCCGTGCCTTTGCGGCGGCTAGCGCAGGGCTGGAATTGCCTGGCACGCCAGCGCCCGACCTGCCCACCGGCGAGATTGTGCCGCCAGTCAATACCATCAAGGCGTCCACCTGA
- a CDS encoding mandelate racemase/muconate lactonizing enzyme family protein: MKIVEIREKTVPISSPIRNAYIDFSKMTLSLVAVVTDVIRDGKPVIGYGFNSNGRYGQGKLMRERFIPRILEADPASLVDDAGTNLDPHKIWNCMFTNEKPGGHGERSVAIGTIDMAVWDAVAKIEGKPLFQLLADRYGNGTPDRNIFVYAAGGYYYPGQNHDKLKDEMRSYIDRGYTVVKKKIGGADLDEDLRRIDSVLSVLQDGQKLAVDANGRFDLDTAVKYAKALSQYDLFWYEEPGDPLDFELQATLRNYYTNPMATGEDLFSMQDARNLIRYGGMRADRDWLQFDCALSYGLVEYLRTLDMLKEHGWSAKRCIPHGGHQMSLNIAAGLGLGGNESYPDLFQPYGGFPDGVKVDNGHILLPELPGIGFEGKADLYREMVKLAE; encoded by the coding sequence ATGAAAATCGTTGAAATCCGCGAAAAAACCGTACCCATCAGTTCCCCCATCCGCAACGCCTATATCGATTTCAGCAAGATGACCTTGAGCCTGGTCGCGGTAGTCACCGACGTGATCCGCGACGGCAAGCCGGTGATCGGCTACGGCTTCAATTCGAACGGCCGCTACGGCCAGGGCAAGCTGATGCGCGAACGCTTTATTCCCCGCATCCTGGAAGCGGACCCGGCCAGCCTGGTCGACGACGCTGGCACCAATCTCGATCCGCACAAGATCTGGAACTGCATGTTTACCAATGAAAAACCGGGCGGCCACGGCGAGCGTTCGGTGGCCATCGGCACCATCGACATGGCGGTCTGGGATGCGGTGGCCAAGATCGAAGGCAAGCCGCTGTTCCAGCTGCTGGCCGACCGTTACGGCAACGGTACGCCGGACCGCAATATTTTTGTCTATGCGGCCGGCGGCTATTACTACCCGGGCCAGAACCACGACAAGCTGAAGGACGAGATGCGCAGCTATATCGACCGCGGCTATACGGTGGTGAAGAAAAAGATCGGCGGCGCCGACCTCGACGAAGACCTGCGCCGCATCGATTCCGTGCTCAGCGTGCTGCAGGACGGCCAGAAGCTGGCGGTCGACGCGAATGGCCGCTTCGACCTCGATACGGCCGTGAAATACGCCAAAGCCCTCTCGCAATACGATCTGTTCTGGTACGAGGAACCCGGTGATCCGCTCGACTTCGAACTGCAGGCCACCTTGCGCAATTACTATACCAACCCGATGGCCACCGGCGAAGACCTGTTCTCGATGCAGGATGCGCGCAACCTGATCCGCTACGGCGGCATGCGCGCCGACCGCGACTGGCTGCAGTTCGACTGCGCGCTCAGCTACGGCCTGGTGGAATATTTGCGCACGCTGGACATGCTGAAGGAGCACGGCTGGTCTGCCAAGCGCTGCATTCCGCACGGCGGCCACCAGATGTCCTTGAATATCGCCGCCGGCCTGGGCCTGGGCGGCAATGAATCGTACCCGGACCTGTTCCAGCCGTATGGCGGTTTTCCCGATGGCGTGAAGGTCGACAACGGCCATATCCTGCTGCCGGAACTGCCCGGCATCGGCTTCGAAGGCAAGGCGGACCTGTACCGCGAGATGGTCAAGCTGGCTGAATAA
- a CDS encoding LysR family transcriptional regulator → MKNDAAPDLAFFVLLAKLGNMAATARELGVTPPAITKRLSLLEQRLGVRLVNRTTRRISLTNEGELYLAQAAQILHQIRDMEESVSSGRAAPKGLLRVNGTPGFGRTRIAPIVSRFAHAYPEVEVELHLTDRPISLVEEAYDVAIRFGELPDTRLTARKLMSNRRFLCASPAYLKQAGEPQTPEELHRHRCILHRQNDDVYGTWRLQKGRSVELVKVRGAVSSNDGDIVLNWALDGHGIVQRSEWDVAKYLDSGRLREVMPGYTLPSADLYLYYLSRSNLPAKMRVFIDFLVAEFKT, encoded by the coding sequence ATGAAAAATGATGCTGCGCCCGACCTGGCGTTTTTCGTGCTGCTGGCCAAGCTGGGCAATATGGCGGCCACGGCGCGCGAGCTGGGTGTCACGCCGCCGGCCATCACCAAGCGCCTGAGCCTGCTGGAACAGCGGCTCGGCGTGCGCCTGGTGAATCGCACCACCCGCCGCATCAGCCTGACCAACGAAGGCGAGCTGTACCTGGCGCAGGCGGCGCAGATATTGCACCAGATCCGCGACATGGAGGAGTCCGTGTCCAGCGGGCGCGCGGCACCGAAAGGCCTGCTGCGCGTCAACGGCACGCCCGGCTTTGGCCGCACCCGCATCGCGCCCATCGTCTCGCGCTTCGCCCATGCCTATCCGGAAGTGGAGGTGGAACTGCATCTGACGGACCGGCCGATCAGCCTGGTGGAAGAAGCGTATGACGTGGCGATACGCTTCGGCGAATTGCCGGACACGCGCTTGACGGCCAGGAAACTGATGAGCAACCGGCGTTTCCTGTGCGCCTCGCCGGCCTATCTGAAGCAGGCGGGCGAGCCGCAAACGCCGGAAGAGCTGCACCGCCACCGCTGCATTTTGCACCGGCAGAATGACGATGTGTACGGCACCTGGCGCTTGCAAAAGGGGCGCTCGGTGGAGCTGGTGAAGGTGCGCGGGGCCGTGTCGAGCAACGATGGCGATATCGTGCTGAACTGGGCGCTGGACGGCCACGGCATCGTGCAGCGCTCGGAGTGGGACGTGGCGAAATACCTGGACAGCGGCCGGCTCAGGGAGGTGATGCCGGGCTACACCCTGCCCTCGGCCGACCTGTATCTGTACTACCTGAGCCGCAGCAACCTGCCGGCCAAGATGCGCGTGTTTATCGACTTCCTGGTGGCCGAGTTCAAGACCTGA
- a CDS encoding zinc-dependent peptidase: MNPLLWIALVTIGIVLSLWLPRWRLKRALSRPLPPEGLAMLESNIPVYRHMPAPLQEQLRRLVVQFLYQKKFVGCGGLEITDEMRYTIAGQACLLLLNRDTLVYPELDTILVYPNEFVVTRDEVGPGGVVTPAANGLLGESWGDGRVVLAWDHVQRGAADWTDGQNVVLHEFAHQLDSESGAANGAPYLPNVTSYRSWATVLSRDFEHLRHDAIYHQHSVMDHYGATNPAEFFAVATETFFEKPYQMAEHHAELYAEFLKFYKVDPRDWATAPPEPEHMHSPFPNYAPQW; this comes from the coding sequence ATGAATCCCCTGCTGTGGATCGCCCTGGTCACCATCGGCATCGTGCTGTCGCTGTGGTTGCCCCGCTGGCGCCTGAAGCGCGCCCTGTCGCGCCCGCTTCCGCCCGAGGGGCTTGCCATGTTGGAAAGCAATATCCCTGTCTACCGCCATATGCCGGCGCCGCTGCAGGAGCAGTTGCGCCGGCTGGTGGTGCAGTTCCTGTATCAAAAGAAGTTTGTCGGCTGCGGCGGCCTGGAGATCACCGACGAGATGCGCTACACCATCGCCGGCCAGGCCTGTTTGCTGCTGCTGAACCGCGACACCCTGGTCTATCCCGAGCTCGACACCATCCTGGTCTACCCGAACGAATTCGTCGTCACGCGCGATGAGGTGGGGCCGGGCGGCGTGGTCACGCCTGCGGCCAATGGCCTGCTGGGCGAATCGTGGGGCGATGGCCGGGTGGTGCTGGCCTGGGACCATGTACAGCGCGGCGCGGCCGACTGGACCGATGGCCAGAACGTGGTGCTGCATGAATTCGCCCACCAACTCGACAGCGAATCGGGGGCCGCCAATGGCGCGCCATACTTGCCCAACGTCACCAGCTACCGCAGCTGGGCCACGGTGCTGTCGCGCGACTTCGAACATCTGCGCCACGACGCCATCTACCACCAGCACAGCGTGATGGACCACTACGGCGCCACCAATCCGGCCGAGTTCTTCGCCGTCGCCACCGAAACGTTTTTTGAAAAACCGTACCAGATGGCCGAGCATCACGCCGAGCTGTACGCCGAGTTTCTCAAGTTCTACAAGGTCGACCCGCGCGACTGGGCCACGGCGCCGCCCGAGCCCGAGCACATGCACTCGCCGTTTCCCAACTACGCGCCGCAATGGTAA
- a CDS encoding winged helix-turn-helix domain-containing protein yields the protein MNPISMAPIERVRSTSATLRRIENMQKLIGELSLHEMLADEIAWFLKFSPSGARKYIRDLREAGVIELARYIEGTATYLGKAVYQLTPDPERVRAFLAAIVQPKREGAPPRKDRPGLREQSMAGSGRHFHILADDTHYAIRVNRGPVTRDPLVAALFGMPQQKSE from the coding sequence ATGAACCCGATTTCCATGGCACCCATCGAGCGCGTACGTTCCACCTCGGCCACCTTGCGCCGTATCGAGAACATGCAAAAGCTGATCGGTGAATTGTCGCTGCACGAAATGCTGGCTGATGAAATCGCCTGGTTCCTCAAATTCTCGCCATCGGGCGCCCGCAAATATATCCGCGACCTGCGCGAAGCGGGCGTGATCGAACTGGCCCGCTATATCGAAGGCACGGCCACCTACCTGGGCAAGGCCGTGTACCAGCTGACCCCGGATCCTGAGCGCGTGCGTGCCTTCCTGGCTGCCATCGTCCAGCCGAAACGCGAAGGCGCGCCACCGCGCAAGGACCGTCCGGGCCTGCGCGAGCAGAGCATGGCAGGCAGCGGCCGTCACTTCCATATCCTGGCCGATGACACCCATTACGCCATCCGCGTCAACCGTGGCCCGGTCACGCGCGATCCGCTGGTGGCCGCCCTGTTCGGCATGCCGCAGCAGAAAAGCGAATAA
- a CDS encoding ABC transporter substrate-binding protein, which translates to MTHPARVSSFSSFFNTKALAVTVALAAQFPLSVHAADLVRLGNLKFAHYGAVAYMKEIAPKYDLKIEERIFAKGLDIVPAMIAGEIDVSASALEAAITGRATGLPVYLVGGFAKGGVQIVGRPDLNIKGIADLKGKKVGVTRGGPQEILLFAELTKAKLTWSDKPGKDVQILYMGYPDLNQALLTKDIDVMSQSEPYSTQAIHKKYGAAIIKPYDTPLGEPVRALVMTEKMYKEKPEVAQRFMDCFVAATRAFLADPKLAEKYVRESMFKNQITSEDYRDAIDNAIFTEDITQSHVQLTTDYMVKFGVGRMAKPPAAKDWVKLDLLEKAKKSYAPR; encoded by the coding sequence ATGACCCACCCTGCCCGAGTTTCGTCTTTTTCATCCTTTTTCAACACCAAGGCCCTGGCCGTCACCGTCGCGCTGGCCGCGCAATTCCCCCTGTCCGTGCACGCCGCCGACCTGGTGCGCCTGGGCAACCTGAAATTCGCCCACTACGGCGCGGTCGCCTACATGAAGGAAATCGCCCCGAAATATGACCTGAAGATCGAGGAACGCATCTTCGCCAAGGGCCTCGACATCGTGCCGGCCATGATCGCCGGCGAGATCGACGTCTCGGCCAGCGCGCTGGAAGCGGCCATCACCGGCCGCGCCACCGGTCTGCCGGTCTACCTGGTCGGCGGTTTCGCCAAGGGTGGCGTGCAGATCGTCGGCCGCCCCGACCTCAATATCAAGGGCATCGCCGACCTGAAAGGCAAGAAAGTCGGCGTCACCCGTGGCGGCCCGCAGGAAATCCTGCTGTTCGCCGAACTGACCAAGGCCAAGCTGACCTGGTCCGACAAGCCGGGCAAGGACGTGCAGATCCTGTACATGGGCTACCCCGACCTGAACCAAGCGCTCTTGACCAAGGATATCGACGTCATGAGCCAGTCGGAGCCGTATTCGACCCAGGCAATCCACAAGAAATATGGCGCCGCCATCATCAAACCGTATGACACGCCGCTGGGCGAACCGGTGCGCGCGCTGGTGATGACGGAAAAAATGTACAAGGAAAAACCGGAAGTGGCGCAGCGCTTCATGGACTGCTTTGTCGCCGCCACCCGCGCTTTCCTGGCCGATCCGAAACTGGCGGAAAAATACGTGCGTGAATCGATGTTCAAGAACCAGATCACCAGCGAGGACTACCGCGACGCCATCGACAACGCCATCTTTACGGAAGACATTACCCAGAGCCACGTGCAGCTGACCACCGACTATATGGTGAAGTTCGGCGTCGGACGCATGGCCAAGCCGCCTGCCGCCAAGGACTGGGTCAAGCTGGACCTGCTGGAAAAAGCCAAGAAGTCCTACGCACCACGCTAA
- a CDS encoding ABC transporter permease: MMKRLAHGSIVPVAVLLFWQALSTFGWINPQILPSPVAVVVKWYEYLIPMEAYTPEAGNYLVWMFSGELPHDAWASLSRVLGGFAIGAGLALPLGLLMGTNKTIYKLFDPLVQVLRPIPPIAYIPLAILWFGLGNPPAFFLISIGSFFPVLMNTIAGVRQVDGIYIRAARNLGASQMTMFRRVILPAATPYILAGARIGMGTAFIVVIVAEMIAVNSGLGFRILEAREYFWSDKIIAGMFTIGLFGLAIDIAMNALNNHLLQWHRGLEH; encoded by the coding sequence ATGATGAAACGCCTCGCGCACGGCTCCATCGTGCCGGTGGCCGTGCTGCTGTTCTGGCAAGCCCTGTCGACCTTCGGCTGGATCAATCCGCAGATCCTGCCCTCGCCGGTGGCGGTGGTGGTGAAATGGTATGAATACCTGATCCCGATGGAAGCCTATACGCCCGAGGCCGGCAACTACCTGGTGTGGATGTTCTCGGGCGAACTGCCGCACGACGCCTGGGCCAGCCTGTCGCGCGTGCTGGGCGGCTTTGCCATCGGTGCCGGCCTGGCGCTGCCGCTGGGCCTCCTGATGGGCACCAACAAGACCATCTACAAGCTGTTCGATCCGCTGGTGCAGGTGCTGCGCCCGATTCCGCCGATCGCCTATATTCCGCTGGCAATTTTATGGTTCGGCCTGGGCAACCCGCCCGCCTTCTTCCTGATCAGCATCGGCTCCTTCTTCCCCGTGCTGATGAACACGATTGCCGGCGTGCGCCAGGTCGACGGCATTTATATCCGCGCCGCCCGCAACCTGGGCGCCAGCCAGATGACGATGTTCCGCCGCGTGATCTTGCCGGCGGCCACGCCGTATATCCTGGCCGGCGCCCGCATCGGCATGGGCACGGCATTCATCGTCGTGATCGTGGCGGAAATGATTGCGGTCAACAGCGGCCTCGGTTTCCGCATCCTGGAAGCACGCGAATACTTTTGGTCCGATAAAATCATCGCCGGCATGTTTACCATCGGCCTGTTCGGTCTGGCCATCGATATCGCCATGAATGCCCTGAATAATCATCTGCTGCAGTGGCACCGCGGCCTGGAACATTGA
- a CDS encoding ABC transporter ATP-binding protein yields the protein MTTINIKAVNKIFTTGGSDVIALKDINLDIASGEFICLLGPSGCGKSTLLNALAGFSQPTSGQILAGGKLITEPGPDRGMVFQEYALFPWMSIESNIAFGLEIAGKSQAEIKERVDMLLNMLGLTEFRLRFPKDLSGGMRQRVAIARVLALDSPIMLMDEPFGALDALTRRNLQDELLKIWKVFGTTIVFVTHSIEESIYLADRTIVMTYRPGTIKRDVAIDLPRPRDPSDPEFNRLKRMLGEMVMEEQQRHHNAETMASTAD from the coding sequence ATGACCACCATCAATATCAAAGCAGTCAACAAGATCTTCACCACCGGCGGCAGCGACGTGATCGCCTTGAAGGACATCAACCTGGACATCGCCAGCGGCGAGTTTATCTGCCTGCTGGGGCCATCGGGCTGCGGCAAGTCGACCCTGCTCAACGCGCTGGCCGGCTTTTCGCAGCCCACTTCCGGCCAGATCCTGGCCGGCGGCAAGCTGATCACGGAGCCGGGGCCGGACCGCGGCATGGTGTTCCAGGAATATGCGCTGTTTCCGTGGATGTCGATCGAAAGCAATATCGCCTTTGGACTGGAAATCGCCGGCAAGTCGCAGGCCGAGATCAAGGAGCGGGTCGACATGCTGCTGAACATGCTGGGCCTGACGGAATTTCGCCTGCGCTTTCCGAAAGACCTGTCGGGCGGCATGCGCCAGCGCGTGGCGATTGCCCGCGTGCTGGCCCTCGATTCGCCGATCATGCTGATGGACGAACCGTTCGGCGCGCTCGATGCGCTGACCCGCCGCAACCTGCAGGATGAGTTGCTGAAGATCTGGAAAGTGTTCGGCACCACCATCGTGTTCGTCACGCACTCGATCGAGGAATCGATCTACCTGGCCGACCGCACCATCGTCATGACCTACCGTCCCGGCACCATCAAGCGCGACGTGGCGATCGACCTGCCGCGCCCGCGCGACCCGAGCGACCCCGAGTTCAACCGCCTGAAACGGATGCTGGGCGAGATGGTGATGGAAGAGCAGCAACGCCATCACAATGCGGAAACGATGGCCAGCACGGCAGACTGA
- a CDS encoding ATP-binding protein, which produces MLQRLHTLKPPASALLAGASLISLVALTWSTHAWVQQRQLDELHRTLDTRAELYAASIGGALNKYEFLPLAVAQSEAVAQLIEQPTPAKVSELNAYLVDINRRAGAFAVYVLDENGTTLASSNWQDASSYVGVNYGFRPYFKNAIAGGIGRFYGIGASTFEAGYFISQPVLRHGRIIGIVAAKVNLDWIEQSWRSPGAGEQIWVKDANGVIILASTPSFKFNTLAALSAVAKQDISVQRQFLQENLPILPHRVRRQFADGASVMTLERAPTDQLPALPGKADYLAVNRPLGPLQWQITVLAELDQVDEAARNAAIGAALGWALLMLALMYARQRRRRIADKLKAQQTLALAYEQLEIKVAQRTADLVHANGRLQAEVAERERAEQTLRYAQAELVQSGKLAAIGQMAAGVTHELNQPLAALQTFSDNAKVLLARGRIDDALDNLSTISDLVKRLGYVTSQLKGFARRSDDARKPVSVRQAFAQTMLQVRTRKNSQRLSLHESWPGEDIVVLCNAIGLEQVFSNLITNAMDAVPETEAVQIWLQVRSEGALAVLHVTDNGPGIALASLDRIFDPFYTTKEHGLGLGLSISAGIVRAAGGALAVRNRSRAEGGGAQFTITLTRDDDHKENK; this is translated from the coding sequence TTGTTACAGCGACTGCACACCTTGAAACCGCCGGCAAGCGCCCTGCTTGCCGGCGCCTCGCTGATATCGCTGGTGGCGCTGACCTGGTCGACCCATGCCTGGGTGCAACAGCGCCAGCTCGATGAATTGCACCGTACCCTCGATACACGCGCCGAGCTGTACGCGGCGTCGATCGGCGGCGCGCTCAACAAGTATGAATTCCTGCCGCTGGCGGTGGCGCAAAGCGAGGCCGTGGCGCAGCTGATCGAGCAGCCGACGCCGGCCAAGGTCAGCGAACTGAACGCCTACCTGGTCGATATCAACCGCCGTGCCGGCGCCTTTGCCGTGTATGTGCTCGACGAAAACGGCACCACCCTGGCGTCGAGCAACTGGCAGGACGCCAGTTCCTATGTCGGCGTCAACTATGGCTTCCGGCCCTATTTCAAGAACGCCATCGCGGGCGGCATCGGCCGGTTTTATGGCATCGGCGCCTCCACCTTCGAAGCCGGCTATTTCATTTCGCAGCCGGTGCTGCGACACGGGCGCATCATTGGCATCGTCGCCGCCAAGGTCAACCTGGACTGGATCGAGCAGTCGTGGCGCTCGCCAGGCGCGGGCGAGCAGATCTGGGTCAAGGACGCCAATGGCGTGATCATCCTGGCCAGCACGCCGTCCTTCAAATTCAATACCCTGGCAGCCCTGTCGGCGGTGGCCAAGCAGGATATCAGCGTGCAACGCCAGTTCCTGCAAGAAAACCTGCCCATCCTGCCGCACCGTGTGCGGCGCCAGTTCGCCGATGGCGCCAGCGTGATGACACTGGAGCGTGCACCAACCGACCAGCTGCCGGCCTTGCCAGGCAAGGCCGACTACCTGGCCGTCAATCGCCCGCTGGGTCCGCTGCAATGGCAGATCACGGTGCTGGCCGAACTCGACCAGGTCGACGAAGCGGCCCGCAACGCCGCCATCGGCGCGGCCCTGGGCTGGGCGCTGCTGATGCTGGCCCTGATGTATGCACGCCAGCGCCGGCGCCGGATTGCGGACAAGCTCAAGGCCCAGCAAACCCTGGCGCTGGCCTATGAGCAATTGGAAATCAAGGTGGCCCAGCGCACGGCCGACCTGGTGCACGCGAATGGCCGGCTGCAGGCGGAAGTGGCCGAACGCGAACGGGCCGAGCAGACCCTGCGCTACGCCCAGGCCGAACTGGTGCAAAGCGGCAAGCTGGCGGCCATCGGCCAGATGGCGGCCGGCGTCACGCACGAGCTGAACCAGCCGCTGGCGGCCCTGCAGACTTTTTCCGACAACGCCAAGGTGTTATTGGCGCGCGGGCGCATCGACGACGCGCTCGACAACCTGTCGACCATTTCCGACCTGGTCAAGCGCCTCGGCTACGTCACCTCGCAACTGAAGGGTTTTGCGCGGCGCAGCGACGATGCGCGCAAACCTGTGTCGGTGCGCCAGGCGTTTGCGCAAACCATGCTGCAAGTGCGCACGCGCAAGAATTCACAGCGCTTGAGCCTGCATGAAAGCTGGCCCGGGGAAGACATCGTCGTGCTGTGCAACGCCATTGGCCTGGAACAGGTGTTCAGCAACCTGATCACCAACGCCATGGACGCCGTGCCGGAGACCGAAGCGGTGCAGATCTGGCTGCAGGTGCGCAGCGAAGGCGCGCTGGCCGTACTCCACGTGACCGACAATGGCCCCGGCATCGCGCTGGCCTCGCTGGACCGTATTTTCGACCCCTTCTATACCACCAAGGAACATGGCCTGGGGCTGGGCCTGTCGATCAGCGCCGGCATCGTGCGCGCGGCCGGCGGCGCGCTGGCCGTGCGCAACCGCTCCAGGGCCGAAGGGGGCGGCGCGCAGTTTACAATCACACTCACGCGTGACGACGATCACAAAGAAAACAAATAA
- a CDS encoding sigma-54 dependent transcriptional regulator codes for MHENNFEGMQVLLVEDDAVVRKGARQSLELAGLQVTAVATAEEALPFLVPEFAGILLSDIKLPGIDGLRLLDIAVAQDASLPVILVTGHGDVSMAVGAMRRGAYDFIEKPFSADLLVEVCRRALDKRHLVLENMNLRRQLEQRVGIEARIVGRSPAMAKVRQLVLNLAPKSADIIILGETGTGKELIARCLHDFSERRDHPFVAINCGALPESIFESELFGHEEGAFTGAQRQRIGKIEYANGGTLFLDEIESMPLALQVKLLRVLQERQVERLGSNKLISVNFRVIAAAKEDLNLLAEQGKFRADLYYRLNVASLTLPALRNRREDIPLLFEFFVLQAALRYGQPAALVSGELLGSLMAQRWAGNVRELHNVADRFVLGLLDDTLSPAGCREASLAEQVDAFEISIIEEALRRHNGNVIEAATALNIPKKTLYDKLKRFDISTEQFR; via the coding sequence ATGCATGAGAACAACTTCGAGGGCATGCAAGTGCTGCTGGTGGAGGACGACGCCGTGGTGCGCAAGGGCGCGCGCCAGTCGCTGGAACTGGCCGGCCTGCAAGTGACGGCGGTTGCCACGGCCGAGGAAGCCCTGCCCTTCCTGGTGCCGGAATTTGCCGGCATCTTGCTCAGCGATATCAAGCTGCCCGGCATCGATGGCCTCAGATTGCTCGATATCGCCGTGGCGCAGGACGCCAGCCTGCCGGTGATCCTGGTCACCGGCCATGGCGACGTGTCGATGGCGGTGGGCGCCATGCGCCGCGGCGCCTACGACTTTATCGAAAAACCGTTCTCGGCCGATTTGCTGGTGGAAGTGTGCCGGCGCGCGCTCGACAAGCGCCACCTGGTGCTGGAAAACATGAACTTGCGGCGCCAGCTCGAGCAGCGCGTGGGCATCGAGGCGCGCATTGTCGGCCGCAGCCCGGCCATGGCCAAGGTGCGCCAGCTGGTGCTGAACCTGGCGCCTAAATCGGCCGACATCATTATTCTGGGAGAAACCGGCACCGGCAAGGAGCTGATCGCGCGCTGCCTGCACGACTTCAGCGAGCGGCGCGATCATCCGTTTGTGGCGATTAACTGCGGCGCCCTGCCCGAATCCATTTTCGAGTCGGAACTGTTCGGCCACGAAGAAGGGGCGTTTACCGGCGCCCAGCGCCAGCGCATCGGCAAGATCGAGTATGCGAACGGCGGCACCCTGTTCCTCGATGAAATCGAAAGCATGCCACTGGCACTGCAAGTCAAGTTGCTGCGCGTGCTGCAGGAACGCCAGGTCGAGCGGCTCGGGTCGAATAAGCTGATTTCGGTCAACTTTCGCGTGATCGCCGCCGCCAAGGAAGATTTGAATCTGCTGGCCGAACAGGGCAAGTTTCGCGCCGACCTGTATTACCGCCTGAATGTGGCCAGCCTGACCCTGCCAGCCTTGCGCAACCGGCGCGAAGATATCCCGCTGCTGTTCGAATTTTTCGTGCTGCAGGCGGCGCTGCGCTACGGCCAGCCGGCGGCGCTGGTCAGCGGCGAACTGCTGGGCTCACTCATGGCGCAGCGCTGGGCCGGCAATGTGCGCGAACTGCATAATGTGGCCGACCGCTTCGTGCTCGGCTTGCTGGACGACACCTTGAGCCCGGCCGGCTGCCGCGAAGCCTCGCTGGCCGAGCAGGTCGACGCCTTCGAGATCTCGATTATCGAAGAGGCGCTGCGGCGCCATAACGGCAATGTGATCGAGGCAGCCACGGCGCTGAATATTCCGAAGAAAACCCTGTACGACAAGCTCAAGCGCTTCGATATCTCCACCGAGCAATTTCGCTGA